The following proteins come from a genomic window of Micromonas commoda chromosome 2, complete sequence:
- a CDS encoding predicted protein, translated as IRDVQERLGVTLSDEPTMPTPPPAVIVISGPSGVGKDAVMRRLQELRPDLHQVVTATSRPARPGERDGVDYFFVTTEAFEKMIADGELIEHAVVYGEYKGIPKAQVREKLALNVDVVLRLDVQGAATVRELVPGAVFVFITADSEASLCRRLVSRKTETPEKLAVRVETAREELRRMREFDYVVVNEEGRLDEAAGKLAAIIDAEKM; from the coding sequence atccgcgacgtccaggAACGGCTCGGCGTGACCCTCTCGGATGAACCCACGATGCCCaccccgcctcccgcggtCATCGTCATATCGGGTccgagcggcgtcggcaaaGACGCGGTGATGCGCCGGCTCCAGGAGCTGAGGCCCGATCTCCACCAGGTGGTCAccgccacctcgcgccccgcgcgtcccggcgAGAGGGACGGGGTGGACTACTTCTTCGTCACCACCGAGGCGTTCGAGAAGATgatcgcggacggcgagctcatcgagcacGCCGTGGTGTACGGCGAGTACAAGGGCATCCCGAAGGCTCAGGTGCGGGAAAAGCTCGCGTTGAACGTCGACGTagtcctccgcctcgacgttcagggcgcggcgacggtgcgcgAACTCGTACCCGGCGCCGTGTTCGTATTTATTACCGCGGACTCGGAGGCGAGCCTGTGCCGGCGGTTGGTGAGCCGCAAGACGGAGACGCCCGAGAAGCTGGCGGTGCGggtggagacggcgagggaggagctGCGCCGGATGAGGGAATTCGACTACGTGGTGGTGAACGAGGAAGGGAggctggacgaggcggcggggaaactggcggcgatcatcgacgccgagaagatga
- a CDS encoding predicted protein yields MTAPVLPGEPLRHADEVRSGPGTYVRGKSVVAAVMGHARTTPAADDADDKRPLVEVIKGPVVTGDATGRGGGTLLPEVGDEVFARVLRINPRQVWCEIVAVNGKAVNDASGFQGIVRQQDVRATEIDKVDMYESFLPADVIRAKVLSLGDQRSYYLTTARNELGVVQAKSPFTGEPMVPVSWQEMMCPSTQVKVSRKVAKVD; encoded by the coding sequence ATGACCGCGCCGGTTCTTCCCGGCGAGCCCCTGcgccacgccgacgaggtccgCTCCGGCCCCGGAACCTACGTCCGGGGGAAGAGcgtcgtggcggcggtgatgggGCACGCGCGGACAACCCCGGCGgctgacgacgccgacgataaGCGCCCGCTCGTCGAGGTGATCAAGGGGCCCGTCGTGACCGGGGatgcgacggggcgcgggggcggtaCGCTGCTCCCCGAGGTCGGGGACGAGGTGTTCGCGCGGGTACTCCGCATCAACCCTCGGCAGGTGTGGTgcgagatcgtcgcggtgAATGGCAAGGCGGTGAACGACGCCTCGGGGTTCCAAGGGATCGTCCGGCAGCAGGACGTGCGGGCGACGGAGATTGACAAGGTGGACATGTACGAGTCTTTCCTGCCCGCCGACGTCATCAGGGCCAAGGTGCTGAGCCTCGGGGACCAGCGGAGCTATTACCTCACCACGGCTCGGAACGAACTCGGGGTGGTGCAGGCGAAGAGCCCGTTCACGGGGGAGCCGATGGTGCCGGTGTCGTGGCAGGAGATGATGTGCCCGAGCACGCAGGTTAAGGTGTCCAGGAAGGTGGCCAAGGTGGACTGA
- a CDS encoding predicted protein produces the protein FIAATFSLLARYDALGGAGYQAALNETAFDVLKKRLGVGCEAFASPLNCRYGRFCSAFPDVDSPFGSLGSFFHFAPTRGSFEMNPPFVPEVLMAAAERAESLLAAAEDSGGRLSFVVVVPAWRDVPMWRALDESRFKRGETLVVPASDHGFCDGAQHCRPPRERHRVSSYDTGVFFLQTSAGARRWPVTDEIRAELVAAMKQA, from the coding sequence ttcatcgccgccaccttctcgctcctcgcgaggtacgacgccctcggcggcgccggctaCCAGGCTGCGCTGAACGAGACGGCGTTCGACGTGCTGAAGAAGAGGCTTGGGGTTGGGTGCGAGGCTTTTGCGTCCCCGCTGAACTGCCGCTACGGCCGCTTCTGCTCCGCGTTTCCCGACGTGGACTCCCCGTTCGGATCTCTCGGGTCGTTTTTTCACTTCGCACCCACGCGAGGGTCGTTCGAGATGAACCCGCCGTTCGTGCCGGAGGTTTTaatggccgccgcggagcgcgccgagtcgctcttggcggcggcggaggactcCGGCGGTCGGCtctccttcgtcgtcgtcgtgcccgcGTGGCGAGACGTGCCCATGTGGAGGGCGCTGGACGAGTCCCGGTTCAAACGCGGGGAGACGCTCGTGGTGCCGGCGTCCGATCACGGGTTCTGCGACGGGGCTCAGCACTGCAGGCCCCCGAGGGAGAGGCACAGGGTCAGCAGCTACGACACCGGGGTGTTTTTCTTGcagacgagcgcgggcgcaAGGCGATGGCCCGTGACGGACGAGATCAGGGCGGAGCtcgtggcggcgatgaagcaGGCG
- a CDS encoding predicted protein, which translates to MASRPSHSVRSPARSPGHVVASAKAPGGSSTTRVALKAEELTVEAFAPFGQVCKAEEDGVEFGPADAQLDLSQGTPRFYVMRLRDKDLSFDRITYHEKVTQCLGALGDKDWYMAVGEPTMDVAKYPKHDSTDRALRVFRVPPGHFLKMHAGCWHAGPLFESHVEFMDFYNLELADTNVVDHNTHVFSEVDDIVYEVMD; encoded by the coding sequence atggcgtcgcgcccgtcccacAGCGTCAGGAGCCCCGCCCGCTCCCCcgggcacgtcgtcgccagcgcgAAGGCCCCCGGAGGATCGTCCAcgacccgcgtcgcgctgaaGGCTGAGGAGCTCACCGTCGAGGCTTTCGCGCCCTTCGGGCAGGTATGCaaagccgaggaggacggcgtggaGTTCGGCCCGGCAGACGCACAGCTGGACCTGTCGCAGGGCACCCCGAGGTTCTACGTCATGAGGCTCAGGGACAAGGACCTCTCGTTCGATCGGATAACGTACCACGAGAAGGTGACCCAATGCCTCGGGGCGCTCGGAGATAAAGACTGGTACATGGCGGTGGGGGAACCGACGATGGACGTCGCGAAGTACCCCAAGCACGACAGCACCGATAGAGCGCTCAGGGTGTTCAGGGTTCCGCCCGGGCATTTTCTGAAGATGCACGCGGGGTGCTGGCACGCCGGGCCGCTGTTCGAGTCCCACGTCGAGTTCATGGACTTTTacaacctcgagctcgccgacaCCAACGTCGTGGACCACAACACGCACGTGTTCTCGGAGGTGGACGACATCGTGTACGAAGTGATGGACTGA
- a CDS encoding predicted protein, protein NALAELHRAQGDLPHAQALYQRALQVIETVLGTAHPEVATYLNNLAELLRVQGKLLEAEPMYKRALAIDERAQGTSHPIIAIRLNNLAELFRDRGLLEEAEPLYQRALAIDMAALGANHPNIATYLNNLAGLYKSRELWDKAAEHYTRAIAIDERALGPNHPDVAIYLNNLAGLYKAQGRLDEAEPLYLRALRINEEALGAEHTDMAIYFNNIALLYKAQGKLQDARLYYEQAIDIGERTLGAEHPQVATRMANLGALLVDMKELDAAQALFQKALEVRRNTVGENHPDTLNCAEWLESIRE, encoded by the coding sequence aacgccctcgcggagctccaCAGGGCCCAAGGTGACCTGCCCCATGCCCAGGCGCTGTACCAGAGGGCTCTGCAGGTTATCGAAACGGTCCTCGGCACGGCGCACCCGGAAGTGGCCACCTACCTCAacaacctcgccgagctgctGCGGGTGCAGGGTAAGCTGCTCGAAGCCGAGCCCATGTACAAGCGGGCGCTGGccatcgacgagcgcgcgcagggGACCAGCCACCCGATAATCGCCATCCGACTCAacaacctcgccgagctcttcCGCGACCGCGGACTCCTAGAGGAGGCTGAGCCGCTGTACCAGAGGGCACTCGCGATCGACAtggccgccctcggcgccaacCACCCCAACATTGCGACGTACCTGAACAACCTCGCGGGGCTGTACAAGTCCCGGGAGCTGTGGGATAAGGCTGCGGAGCACTACACCCGTGCCATCGCGATTGACGAGAGGGCGCTTGGGCCCAATCACCCAGACGTGGCCATCTACCTGAACAATCTCGCGGGGCTTTACAAGGCGCAGGGGAGACTGGACGAGGCCGAGCCGCTGTACTTGCGGGCGCTCCGAATCAATGAGGAGGCCCTGGGCGCGGAGCACACGGACATGGCCATCTACTTCAACAACATCGCGTTGCTGTACAAGGCTCAGGGTAAGTTACAGGACGCGAGGCTGTATTACGAGCAGGCCATCGACATCGGGGAACGGACGCTCGGGGCGGAGCATCCCCAGGTGGCCACCCGCATGGCCAACCTCGGGGCGCTTCTCGTGGACATGAaagagctcgacgcggcgcaggcgctctTCCAAAAGGCTCTGGAAGTTCGCCGGAACACTGTCGGGGAGAACCACCCGGACACCCTCAACTGCGCCGAGTGGCTCGAAAGCATCAGGGAG
- a CDS encoding predicted protein yields MPPKKKDEPDEAVGAARFGRVRNNLKMGVVGLPNVGKSSLFNLLTDQSIAAENFPFCTIEPNEARCAVPDERYDFLCDMWKPPSEYPAYLHVTDIAGLVRGAAEGAGLGNAFLSHIQAVDGIFHVVRAFDSEEVIHVDDSVDPVRDLETIQAELCAKDMEYLRKAVEQEKLDVKKNPTMKLSALFVSTMDKVEEMLTDNLPIRTGEWTTPEVQMIKEKLGRLITTKPIVYLVNLSKKDFIRKKNKWLVKIHTWIKEHGGGVMIPFSVEFEQELWDKREDVDATKAFLDSVDGAKSALPKMVVQGYKELNLIYYFTAGEKEVRCWTLYEGSLAPQAAGVIHSDFERGFIKAEVVAFDDFKALAKGKGMAEVKAAGKYRQEGKTYVVKDGDIIHFQFNVTAQKKK; encoded by the coding sequence ATGCcgcccaagaagaaggacgagcCCGATGAGGCCGTGGGTGCAGCGCGATTCGGTCGCGTGCGCAACAACCTCAAGatgggcgtcgtcggcttaCCCAACGTTGGCAAGTCATCGCTCTTCAACCTGCTGACGGATcagtccatcgccgcggagaactTCCCGTTCTGCACCATCGAACCCAACGAGGCGAGATGCGCGGTTCCGGATGAACGCTATGATTTCCTGTGCGACATGTGGAAACCCCCGTCGGAGTACCCGGCCTACCTCCACGTCACCGACATCGCCGGTCTGGTAAGAGGAGCGGCGGAGGGAGCGGGTCTCGGTAACGCTTTCCTTTCGCACATCCAGGCTGTCGACGGCATCTTTCACGTCGTACGCGCGTTCGACTCCGAGGAGGTCATACACGTTGACGACTCCGTGGATCCTGTGAGGGACCTGGAGACCATCCAGGCTGAGCTCTGCGCCAAGGACATGGAGTACCTCAGGAAAGCCGTCGAACAAGAAAAGTTGGACGTCAAGAAGAACCCGACGATGAAGCTCAGCGCCCTGTTCGTCTCCACCATGGACAAGGTGGAGGAGATGCTGACCGACAATTTACCCATCCGCACGGGCGAGTGGACCACTCCGGAGGTTCAGATGATCAAGGAGAAGCTGGGTAGGTTGATAACCACCAAGCCCATCGTGTACCTCGTCAACCTTTCGAAGAAGGACTTCATCCGCAAAAAGAACAAGTGGTTGGTGAAGATCCACACGTGGATCAaggagcacggcggcggggtcatGATTCCCTTCTCCGTGGAGTTCGAACAGGAGCTTTGGGATAAACGTGAAGACGTTGACGCGACGAAAGCGTTCTTGGATTCCGTGGATGGCGCAAAAAGCGCGCTTCCAAAGATGGTGGTCCAAGGTTACAAAGAGCTCAACTTGATCTATTACTTCACTGCCGGGGAGAAAGAGGTCAGGTGCTGGACGCTCTACGAGGGATCGTTAGCGCCGCAGGCTGCCGGTGTGATTCACAGCGACTTCGAACGGGGTTTTATTAAGGCGGAGGTTGTCGCGTTTGACGACTTTAAGGCTCTGGCCAAGGGTAAAGGCATGGCAGAGGTCAAAGCGGCGGGCAAATACAGGCAAGAAGGAAAGACGTACGTGGTGAAGGATGGGGACATCATTCACTTCCAGTTCAACGTCACCGCGCAGAAGAAGAAGTGA
- a CDS encoding predicted protein, whose amino-acid sequence MVLAGRVLCVMMASASGHVILERFYDPISEPEQMRWRDRLHRAEASSGAGASTVAESDCDKLATRCGVARHGDENMVWCGVGDLRFYAVGSGEYDEYTLAEVLQALASSVKGIVKKGFTEAHAFEHYGMICLALDEIVCDGVVEATTWDTIRRAIKLKMAD is encoded by the exons ATGGTCCTCGCCGGCCGCGTCCTGTGCGTgatgatggcgtcggcgtcgggtcaCGTCATCCTCGAGCGGTTTTACGACCCCATCTCCGAACCCGAACAGATGCGGTGGCGCGACAggctccaccgcgccgaggcctCGTCCGGGGCTGGCGCATCCACGGTGGCGGAATCGGACTGCGACAAGCTGGCGACCAGATGCGGCGTGGCACGCCACGGGGATGAAAACATGGTGTGGTGCGGAGTTGGAGACCTGCGATTCTACGCGGTCGGGTCGGGAGAGTACGACGAATACACGC TCGCGGAGGTTCTCCAGgcgctggcgtcgtcggtaAAGGGCATAGTCAAGAAGGGGTTCACGGAGGCCCACGCGTTCGAGCACTACGGCATGATCTGCTTGGCCCTCGACGAGATCGTatgcgacggcgtcgtggaaGCCACCACCTGGGACACCATCCGACGAGCCATCAAGCTCAAGATGGCCGACTGA
- a CDS encoding predicted protein, with translation MIRAMLSVTLIFAAIATVHAAAASTAQVTPAVPGLRAGAKPDDPSCPDAGAESHIGCDDPIRGGHPFDLWELARSWTPGFCGSSPRMCGKQECDVSAMVPALTLHGMWPSYATPVDGDAAAEDEIDVAAPRRSLREEASVAAAGGKCFWPQMCTKPGWFPKSSPWTYDPSLLPKGSEYEALAPAWYSDGLGSHEWPKHGTCAAWADGTGTTKGLDQKGYYDAMFALAKAEGTPNALVDAMGGSLPLKELQDLFGGAKRVALGCTPRCELVQVLTCYAQGEGTDASPAGPGERADCPCTGVRDSHYDNSCAEAHACAEVKILSPEQTGCGGGGPKPGPGPAHKCTGDVQCCPGVKGPACSTDSDCGDQAGCDHCAHSGYCTDQPRPNRD, from the exons ATGATCCGAGCGATGCTCTCCGTCACCCTTATATTCGCG GCCATCGCTACCGTCCAtgcggcggccgcgtccaccgctcAGGTCACCCCCGCGGTTCCCGGTCTCCGAGCCGGGGCCAAGCCCGACGATCCGTCCTgccccgacgccggagccgagTCCCACATCGGCTGCGACGATCCCATCCGCGGAGGGCACCCGTTCGACCTCTGGGAGCTCGCCAGGAGCTGGACCCCGGGCTTCTGCGGGTCCTCCCCGAGGATGTGCGGTAAGCAGGAGTGCGACGTGAGCGCCATGGTCCCGGCCCTCACCCTCCACGGCATGTGGCCCTCGTACGCCACGcccgtggacggcgacgccgcggctgaaGACGAaatcgacgtcgccgccccgagaAGATCCCTCCGAGAGGAggcgtcggtcgccgcggcagGCGGCAAGTGCTTCTGGCCCCAGATGTGCACCAAGCCCGGTTGGTTCCCCAAATCGTCCCCGTGGACCTACGACCCGTCCTTGCTTCCCAAAGGATCCGAGTACGAagccctcgcgccggcgtggTATTCCGACGGATTGGGTTCGCACGAGTGGCCCAAGCACGGAacctgcgcggcgtgggcggacgGCACCGGGACGACGAAAGGGCTCGACCAGAAGGGGTACTACGACGCCATGTTCGCGCTTGCAAAGGCGGAGGGCACGCCGAacgcgctggtggacgcgatgggcgggaGTTTGCCGCTGAAGGAGCTGCAGGATttgttcggcggcgccaagcgcGTGGCGCTGGGGTGCACTCCTCGGTGCGAGCTCGTGCAGGTTCTCACGTGCTACGCCCAGGGGGAGGGAACGGACGCGAGCCCGGCGGGaccgggcgagcgcgcggactGCCCGTGCACGGGCGTGAGGGACAGCCACTACGATAACAGCTGCGCCGAGGCccacgcgtgcgccgaggTTAAAATTTTATCCCCCGAGCAGActggctgcggcggcggcggccccaAGCCCGGCCCGGGACCGGCGCATAAGTGCACGGGGGACGTGCAGTGCTGTCCGGGAGTCAAGGGTCCCGCCTGTTCCACCGATTCGGACTGCGGTGACCAGGCTGGGTGCGACCATTGCGCGCACAGCGGCTACTGCACCGATCAGCCGCGTCCCAACCGAGATTGA
- a CDS encoding predicted protein — translation MSAAAPRVGFLGLGIMGAQMASRLVGTGQNVMVYNRSVAKAEPLRQLGAAVASTPAEVTSTCDLVFAMLADPKAAKAVAMDGPDSAVAGIAARPASAKPVTYVDCSTVDAATGEQVGNAITAAAPRTGFLAAPVSGGWRDARDGTLLFLCGGHQTAYEAAVPGLDAMGSRRWLLGSTPGDAARAKLMLQVMMGNIVGSLAEMMALSKAAGLDEAAILEVLGESAMANPLCKAKGELMRKNDYKPNFQVYLQQKDLRLALQLADDLGVPAPISAASNGQYIRARQMGFADKDFAAVRAAYEAEVMSEPETEDA, via the coding sequence ATGTCCGCAGCCGCCCCGAGGGTCGGCTTCCTGGGTCTCGGCATCATGGGCGCGCAGATGGCGTCCCGGCTGGTGGGCACCGGGCAAAACGTGATGGTCTACAACCGCAGCGTAGCCAAGGCTGAGCCCCTgcgccagctcggcgccgccgtggcgtcTACCCCGGCCGAGGTCACGTCCACCTGTGACCTCGTCttcgcgatgctcgcggatcccaaggctgccaaggcGGTCGCCATGGACGGCCCGGAcagcgcggtcgccggcatcgcggccagacccgcctccgccaagCCGGTGACCTACGTGGACTGCTccaccgtggacgccgccacggGCGAGCAGGTGGGCAACGCCATCACCGCAGCGGCTCCCCGCACGGgtttcctcgccgccccggtATCCGGCGGGTGGAGAGACGCGAGAGACGGAACCCTCCTGTTCCTCTGCGGCGGCCATCAGACCGCTTACGAAGCCGCCGTCCCGgggctcgacgcgatgggGAGCAGGCGCTGGCTCCTCGGTTCGACccccggggacgcggcgagggccaagCTGATGCTCCAGGTGATGATGGGGAACATCGTGGGGTCATTAGCCGAGATGATGGCGCTgtccaaggcggcggggctcgacgaggcggcgatccTCGAGGTTCTCGGCGAgtccgcgatggcgaacCCGCTGTGCAAGGCGAAGGGCGAACTCATGCGCAAGAACGACTACAAGCCCAACTTCCAGGTGTACCTCCAGCAGAAGGACCTGAGGCTGGCGCTGCAGCTGGCGGACGACCTGGGCGTCCCCGCCCCgatcagcgccgcgtcgaacggcCAGTACATCCGAGCGAGGCAGATGGGGTTCGCGGATAAGGATTtcgccgcggttcgcgccgcttacgaggcggaggtgatgAGCGAGCCCGAGACTGAGGACGCCTGA
- a CDS encoding predicted protein, with the protein VFDTSMGTFEAEIFMDKMPITASNFVDLANSGFYDGLHFHRVIDGFMLQFGCPNSSDPQSPRAGTGGPKGGSSFECQGKTIKRDAGGNIPDELIDKTSNLPGTLSMANTGQPNSGGSQFFVNTVHNSFLDWFDGQTPSQHPVFGKVTSGMDVVNKIGKTKTDRRDAPVTPVKMNSLKI; encoded by the coding sequence GTCTTCGACACCTCGATGGGCACCTTCGAGGCCGAGATCTTCATGGACAAGATGCCCATCACCGCCAGTAACTTCGTCGATCTCGCCAACTCCGGCTTTTACGATGGCCTTCACTTCCACAGGGTCATCGACGGGTTCATGCTCCAGTTCGGCTGCCCCAACTCGTCGGATCCCCagtccccccgcgccggaacCGGCGGTCCCAAGGGAGGCTCTTCCTTCGAGTGCCAGGGGAAGACCATcaagcgcgacgccggcggcaaCATCCCCGACGAACTCATCGATAAGACCTCGAACCTCCCGGGAACCCTCTCCATGGCCAACACCGGCCAGCCCAACAGCGGCGGCTCGCAGTTCTTCGTCAACACGGTGCACAACTCGTTCCTGGACTGGTTCGACGGCCAGACCCCGTCGCAGCACCCGGTGTTCGGCAAGGTGACCAGCGGCATGGACGTGGTGAATAAGATCGGGAAGACGAAGACCGAcaggcgcgacgccccggtGACCCCGGTCAAGATGAACTCCCTCAAGATC
- a CDS encoding predicted protein: VAHFNNAGSSLPPKSVLDAQLEYLEREAVAGGYETVEERAVDLQRPYVAIAALLNCDPSEIAIGQSATSMWQAAFGCFDFRPGDRILTARAEYASNAIAYLQAAERTGAVVEFVPCDERGQLDALELERTILDETKGLVRLVSVTHVPTSGGLVNPASAIGAVTSRHGIPYLLDACQSVGQMPVDVEEIGCDLLVGTGRKYLRGPRGVGFLYAREEFVERTNAQPAMLDLHGARWDSMGTYVPAPGAKRFEQYEVSFAAKVGLGVAAEYALAVGVEGAWERIKWLAECARRRLEAIDGVTVWDVGEEKCGIISFSVDGVDSGDVRRWLGEHGCNV, encoded by the coding sequence GTCGCCCACTTCAACAACGCCGGCTCGTCGCTTCCCCCAAAGTCCGTCCTCGACGCTCAGCTCGAGTACCTCGAGCGGgaggccgtcgcgggcgggtacGAGAcggtcgaggagcgcgccgtggATCTCCAGCGCCCTtacgtcgccatcgccgccctgCTAAACTGCGATCCGTCCGAGATCGCCATCGGTCAGAGCGCCACGTCCATGTGGCAGGCGGCGTTTGGGTGCTTCGACTTTCGACCCGGCGATCGCATCCTCACCGCTCGTGCCGAGTACGCCAGTAACGCCATCGCGTACCTCCAGGCCGCGGAGCgaaccggcgccgtcgtcgagttcGTCCCgtgcgacgagcgcgggcagCTCGACGCGTTGGAGCTGGAGAGGACGATATTGGACGAGACCAAGGGACTGGTGCGACTGGTGTCCGTGACGCACGTGCCCACGAGCGGGGGACTGGTCaacccggcgtcggcgatcggcgcggtgacctcgCGACACGGGATCCCGTACCTGCTGGACGCGTGCCAGAGCGTGGGTCAGATGCCGGTGGACGTGGAGGAGATCGGGTGCGACCTGCTCGTGGGCACCGGGCGCAAGTACCTGCGCGGGCCCCGCGGGGTCGGGTTTTTGTACGCCCGGGAGGAGTTTGTCGAACGCACGAACGCGCAGCCGGCGATGCTGGACCTGCACGGCGCCAGGTGGGACTCGATGGGCACgtacgtccccgcgccgggagCCAAACGGTTCGAGCAGTACGAGGTGAGCTTCGCCGCCAAGGTTGGATTGGGGGTGGCGGCTGAgtacgcgctcgcggttGGGGTGGAGGGGGCGTGGGAGCGGATCAAGTGGCTGGCGGAGTGCGCCCGCCGGCGTTTGGAGGCGATCGACGGGGTGACCGTGTGGGACGTCGGGGAGGAAAAGTGCGGGATCATATCGTTCAGCGTGGACGGGGTGGACTCCGGGGATGTGAGGAGGTGGCTCGGGGAGCACGGGTGCAACGTG
- a CDS encoding predicted protein — MSGPAAGRAAKNAAVVVGGGFVGLSSALHLQRVGFRVTLMEAGERVGGRQSASNGNAGTFAQYACIPVQRPGLWAEAPGMIVNPRGALRIAPSPHLVKMMPWALGFLAASEPDRVRKTAFALGSILRLAEDGYKGAWEHAGIDVDGPMGEYAPNDATRSHAFAARNGYILLQNDVGSRGARETATLRLDASGGPEVLRMEAIDASGVLELEPSLSERAARGGAWWFEDGWFVRDPAALLDAMRDGFEAKGGEIRTGSGRRRSASSSSSSSSSSSSSSSSSSSSSNASNGPSGRVTLVTPASVKGEAAGARAQVVACDGSTIDAGVVVIAAGAHSAGLARQCGDPVPLDTERGYHVQWNEGAGDKSDGAPMLTRPVCTPEGGFIVTPMSGGVRAAGLVELGGTCAPPVKERFGQLEGYTKWLLKDEVATALGERDASLDWMGFRPTLPDALPVIGTSSKVPGVVYAFGHQHVGWTLGGITGRIVADLARGAEPEVDIAPFSARRFDSKPWWRPFASAPQLFPQT; from the coding sequence ATGTCCGgtcccgcggcgggacgggcggccaagaacgccgcggtcgtcgtcggtggggGCTTCGTCGGACTCTCGTCCGCGCTTCACCTTCAGAGGGTGGGATTCCGGGTGACGCTGATGGAAGCGGGTGAACGCGTCGGGGGCAGGCAGTCGGCGTCCAACGGGAACGCCGGGACGTTCGCGCAGTACGCGTGCATACCCGTCCAGCGACCGGGGCTCtgggcggaggcgcccgGGATGATCGtgaacccgcgcggcgcgctgaggatagccccgtcgccgcaccTCGTGAAGATGATGCCGTGGGCGCTCGGTtttctcgccgcgtccgaacCCGACCGCGTGCGCAAGACCGCTTTCGCGCTCGGGAGCATCCTccggctcgccgaggacgggtACAAGGGAGCGTGGGAGCACGCGgggatcgacgtcgacggaccCATGGGCGAGTACGCCCCGAACGACGCCACGAGATCccacgcgttcgccgccagGAACGGGTACATCCTCCTCCAAAACGACGTGGgctcgcggggggcgagagagacggcgacgctgcgcctcgacgcctcgGGGGGACCCGAGGTACTTCGGATGGAGGCGATCGATGCGTCGGGGGTGCTCGAGCTGGAGCCGAGTCTgtcggagcgcgcggcgcggggcggcgcgtggtGGTTCGAGGACGGGTGGTTCGTGCGagatcccgccgcgctcctcgacgccatgaGGGACGGATTCGAGGCCAAAGGGGGCGAGATCAGGACGGGGAGCGGGAGACGGAGATcggcgtcatcgtcatcgtcatcatcgtcctcatcgtcatcttcgtcgtcgtcatcgtcgtcgtcatcgaaTGCGTCGAACGGCCCGAGCGGGAGGGTGACGCTCGTGACTCCGGCGAGCGTCAAGGGTgaagccgcgggcgccagggCGCAGGTGGTGGCCTGCGACGGATCGAcgatcgacgccggggtggtGGTCATCGCGGCCGGGGCGCACTCCGCGGGGCTGGCGCGGCAGTGCGGGGATCCGGTGCCGCTGGACACGGAGCGGGGGTACCACGTGCAGTGGAACGAGGGGGCGGGGGATAAgagcgacggggcgccgATGCTCACGCGGCCGGTGTGCACCCCCGAGGGGGGGTTCATCGTGACGCCGATGTCGGGCGGGgtgagggcggcggggctcgtcgagctcgggggcACGTGCGCTCCCCCGGTGAAGGAACGGTTCGGGCAGCTCGAGGGGTACACGAAGTGGCTGCTCAAGGACGaggtcgcgacggcgctcggggAGCGAGACGCGAGCCTCGATTGGATGGGTTTCCGACCCACGCTTCCGGATGCGCTTCCAGTCATCGGGACCTCGTCGAAGGTTCCCGGGGTGGTGTACGCGTTCGGGCATCAGCACGTGGGGTGGACGCTGGGGGGTATCACCGGGCGGATCGTGGCGGATctggcgcggggcgcggagcCGGAGGTTGACATCGCGCCGTTttcggcgaggaggttcgACTCGAAGCCGTGGTGGCGgcccttcgcctccgccccgcAGCTCTTCCCTCAGACGTGA